Proteins co-encoded in one Cytophaga hutchinsonii ATCC 33406 genomic window:
- a CDS encoding OmpH family outer membrane protein yields the protein MKKNVLFFTGLLVAILISIIIYLIVRKPVHDKDIYFVETDKVFNEYNGTKLIKNNLIKRQEIQKRVMDSMLAEIQVRESGINISSLNEEQKVAFLAKRNAYTRLMKEYQEKNEDEFQQSQQALWIQINQYIKDYGTENKIVYILGANGTGNLMFADTSYNITKPVVEYINTRFEGKH from the coding sequence ATGAAAAAAAATGTTTTGTTTTTTACCGGGCTCTTAGTTGCTATTTTAATTTCTATAATTATTTATTTGATTGTTAGAAAACCTGTACACGATAAAGATATTTATTTTGTTGAAACAGATAAAGTTTTTAACGAATACAATGGCACAAAGCTTATTAAAAATAACTTAATAAAAAGACAAGAGATCCAGAAACGAGTTATGGATTCTATGTTGGCGGAAATTCAGGTAAGAGAGTCCGGAATAAATATTTCTAGCTTGAATGAAGAACAAAAAGTTGCTTTTTTAGCAAAACGGAATGCTTACACTCGGTTGATGAAAGAATACCAGGAAAAAAATGAAGACGAATTTCAACAATCACAACAGGCATTGTGGATTCAGATTAATCAATACATTAAAGATTACGGGACTGAAAATAAGATTGTATATATATTAGGTGCAAATGGCACTGGTAATTTAATGTTTGCAGACACAAGTTATAATATAACAAAACCTGTTGTCGAGTACATCAATACTAGATTCGAAGGCAAACATTGA
- a CDS encoding class I SAM-dependent methyltransferase, translated as MIELIDPISKQRLEESPEGLRNENGIVVYPLINGAYRVAASDNYTSNFGLEWNTFQKTQIDKFSGNTVSEERLFAQTNWQKNGLEGETILEVGSGAGRFSQIMLDHTKATLYSVDYSEAVEANYRNNGPHERFKLFQASIYELPFKQASFDRVICLGVLQHTPDFKASVKALVEMVKPGGELVIDFYPIRNVFTKVHGKYLLRPILKRVNHHRLMSLIRNNIDFLISIYTFNRRIGLGVFNRFVPICEIERTLPKGMTPEQLKEWIILDTFDMFSPEYDQPQRLSTVAKWVKEFGMADVDASWVTYHGKLEAPTVRGRKV; from the coding sequence ATGATTGAATTAATTGATCCCATTTCAAAACAGCGTCTGGAAGAATCACCTGAGGGGTTAAGAAATGAAAATGGAATAGTTGTATATCCTTTAATAAACGGAGCATATAGAGTAGCGGCAAGCGATAATTACACATCCAATTTTGGCCTCGAATGGAATACCTTTCAAAAAACACAAATAGATAAATTTTCAGGGAACACCGTTTCAGAAGAACGATTATTTGCACAAACAAACTGGCAAAAGAATGGTTTGGAAGGAGAAACAATTTTAGAAGTGGGAAGCGGAGCCGGCAGGTTCAGTCAGATTATGCTGGATCATACAAAAGCAACGCTTTATTCGGTTGATTATTCGGAAGCCGTTGAAGCAAACTATAGAAATAACGGACCGCATGAACGCTTTAAATTATTTCAGGCAAGCATTTACGAATTGCCATTCAAACAGGCATCTTTTGATCGTGTTATATGTTTGGGAGTATTACAGCATACCCCCGATTTTAAAGCATCGGTAAAAGCGCTGGTGGAGATGGTGAAACCAGGCGGAGAATTAGTCATTGATTTTTATCCGATCCGGAATGTATTTACCAAAGTACACGGGAAATACCTGCTTCGCCCGATCTTAAAAAGAGTTAATCACCACAGATTAATGTCGCTCATCCGTAACAACATTGATTTTTTAATTTCCATTTACACATTCAACAGGCGCATTGGCTTGGGCGTATTTAACCGCTTTGTACCGATCTGTGAGATTGAACGTACCTTGCCTAAAGGTATGACGCCTGAGCAGTTAAAAGAGTGGATCATACTGGATACGTTTGATATGTTCAGTCCGGAATACGATCAGCCGCAGCGCCTTTCAACAGTGGCTAAGTGGGTGAAAGAATTCGGGATGGCTGATGTGGATGCCTCGTGGGTAACGTATCATGGAAAGCTGGAAGCGCCGACGGTTAGGGGTAGGAAGGTGTAA
- a CDS encoding response regulator: MADKATIYIIDDDEIFQFITRKSFERLERNDNLFFFLNGEDALSSIKEAISGNKPSPDLIFLDINMPIMDGWDFLAELIKLEGEMKKTPQIYMVSSSIDDKDLIKSKTYNMIKDYIVKPIKDTHIKELLNNLN; encoded by the coding sequence ATGGCAGATAAAGCGACTATTTACATCATCGATGATGATGAAATTTTTCAGTTCATTACCCGGAAATCCTTTGAACGTCTTGAAAGAAATGATAATCTATTCTTTTTTTTGAATGGGGAAGATGCATTAAGTTCAATTAAAGAGGCAATTTCAGGTAATAAGCCTTCTCCTGATTTAATATTTTTAGACATCAATATGCCTATAATGGATGGCTGGGATTTTTTGGCCGAATTAATTAAGCTGGAAGGAGAAATGAAAAAAACACCGCAGATTTATATGGTGAGCTCTTCAATCGATGATAAAGATTTAATTAAGTCGAAAACCTATAACATGATAAAAGACTATATTGTGAAGCCTATTAAAGACACACACATTAAAGAATTGTTGAATAATTTAAATTGA
- a CDS encoding PAS domain-containing sensor histidine kinase translates to MQKSNSEYITLYINKSGICKRFDSNVSTFNSIQNFEKIVGANLKEIFYKEIFSAPILDWFTKVNADFSELLIEDTFIHYIVTLQPLKEADTAAIITLHTSEISKQIDILKYKYEGTLENSNVGLWLWFNLEEDQAWWSPSFLKLLGYENDNVKTSMQLFMQLIHPEQLEDFKNRMKNFYRSTDVSAQPYNSVEFKMRKKNGEYLDLLFSSRQIKNAAGKIIKFSGTVIDINKLKSVEKKLSESESRLELALEAANMGTWSWNIKRNEIFWSEQVLYIFGIKPEEFKGDFESYLNLIPSNERVQVEEYITNVLAKLQKEFFFDHSIQTPSGVKKRVYCKGKLYADHAGMPDSMTGVVLDVTQENELKYLLGQTTERYKSVIESMIEGIIIIDLEGKIIDHNKAATQIIGYEDLVLIGNDFSLGPGEAIREDETKFPFEEFPGIKTLRTGMPYKNVILGWIIPGKDTIWLSINSEPVKNENGEQVAVVCSYSDVTERQVYLHTLKVKNRQLEDFAHITSHNLRSPISNLSVLLDYYETSKIDAEKEDYFSKLKHVSANLLSTIQVLADSLKIQKDFIDDEDDVSFQEIFDTVSNLLYGNIQESAVMFRIDFSKCNQVYYSPTYLQSIFINLISNAIKYRATDRKLIVHIETEISEKGNVLLKFSDNGIGIDLEKHQHKIFGLYKTFHANKDSRGVGLYMTKRQIETMGGSIEVTSKVNVGTTFTIKF, encoded by the coding sequence ATGCAGAAAAGCAATAGTGAATATATTACCTTATATATTAATAAATCAGGTATTTGTAAACGCTTTGATTCAAACGTAAGCACGTTTAATTCAATACAAAATTTTGAAAAAATTGTTGGCGCAAACCTGAAAGAGATCTTTTATAAAGAAATTTTCAGCGCGCCGATTTTAGATTGGTTTACAAAGGTTAATGCAGATTTTTCAGAACTGCTGATTGAAGATACATTCATTCATTACATCGTTACTTTACAGCCCTTAAAAGAAGCAGACACTGCTGCGATCATTACACTGCATACTTCTGAGATTTCTAAACAAATCGACATATTAAAATACAAATATGAAGGCACGTTAGAAAATTCAAATGTTGGGTTGTGGTTATGGTTTAATCTGGAAGAAGATCAGGCATGGTGGTCTCCTTCTTTTTTAAAATTACTGGGATATGAAAATGACAACGTAAAAACAAGCATGCAGCTTTTCATGCAACTGATTCATCCGGAGCAATTGGAAGATTTTAAAAATCGCATGAAGAATTTTTATCGTTCAACAGATGTTTCAGCACAGCCGTATAACAGCGTTGAATTTAAAATGCGGAAAAAGAATGGTGAATATTTAGATTTATTATTCTCTTCCCGGCAGATCAAAAATGCCGCAGGTAAAATCATAAAATTCTCCGGTACTGTAATTGATATTAATAAATTAAAATCAGTAGAGAAAAAATTAAGTGAAAGTGAATCCAGATTGGAGCTGGCGTTAGAAGCGGCAAACATGGGTACATGGTCGTGGAATATAAAGCGAAATGAAATTTTCTGGTCTGAGCAGGTACTCTATATATTTGGTATTAAGCCGGAAGAATTTAAAGGGGATTTTGAAAGTTATCTGAATTTAATTCCTTCAAACGAACGGGTACAGGTAGAAGAGTACATTACAAATGTGCTGGCGAAACTGCAGAAAGAATTCTTTTTCGACCACTCTATTCAAACGCCATCCGGCGTGAAGAAACGCGTGTATTGCAAAGGCAAGCTTTATGCAGACCATGCCGGTATGCCCGATAGCATGACAGGCGTTGTGCTGGATGTAACACAGGAAAATGAATTAAAATATTTATTAGGCCAGACAACAGAACGGTATAAGTCTGTGATCGAATCCATGATTGAAGGTATCATCATTATTGATCTGGAAGGAAAAATTATTGATCACAATAAAGCCGCTACTCAGATTATTGGTTATGAAGATCTGGTGTTAATTGGAAATGATTTTTCATTAGGCCCCGGTGAAGCTATCCGGGAAGATGAAACAAAGTTTCCATTCGAAGAATTTCCCGGAATCAAAACATTGCGTACCGGAATGCCCTACAAAAATGTTATACTTGGGTGGATCATTCCCGGTAAGGATACAATTTGGCTGAGCATTAATTCAGAGCCTGTGAAAAATGAAAACGGTGAACAGGTTGCTGTTGTCTGCTCGTATTCAGATGTAACAGAAAGGCAGGTTTATCTGCATACATTAAAAGTAAAAAACAGGCAGCTCGAAGATTTCGCGCACATTACATCTCATAATTTACGTTCACCAATCAGCAATCTCAGTGTTTTATTAGACTATTATGAAACATCAAAAATTGACGCAGAAAAAGAAGATTATTTTTCAAAGCTAAAACATGTTTCAGCAAACTTATTGAGTACCATTCAGGTATTGGCAGACTCGCTTAAAATACAAAAAGATTTTATTGATGATGAAGATGATGTTTCCTTTCAGGAAATTTTTGATACCGTTTCAAACTTATTGTATGGAAATATTCAGGAGTCGGCAGTAATGTTCAGAATTGATTTTTCTAAATGCAACCAGGTATATTATTCCCCAACGTATTTGCAGAGTATTTTTATAAATCTGATTTCTAATGCCATTAAATATCGGGCAACTGACCGCAAACTAATCGTTCACATCGAAACAGAAATTTCTGAAAAAGGTAACGTGCTGCTTAAATTTTCGGACAATGGTATTGGAATTGATCTTGAAAAACATCAGCATAAAATATTTGGTTTATATAAAACCTTTCATGCGAATAAAGATTCAAGAGGAGTAGGTTTGTATATGACCAAACGCCAGATTGAGACGATGGGCGGTTCTATTGAGGTTACAAGTAAAGTGAATGTTGGAACAACATTCACCATTAAATTTTAA
- the panB gene encoding 3-methyl-2-oxobutanoate hydroxymethyltransferase, with the protein MSTAKSDIKKVTTHQLQEMKNRGEKISMLTAYDYSMAKILDAAGVDVILVGDSASNVMAGHETTLPITLDQMIYHASSVIRAINRALVVVDLPFGSYQGNSSEALRSAIRIMKESGAHAVKMEGGIEIKESVLCIISAGIPVMGHLGLMPQSIYKFGTYVVRAREEEEANKLIADAKILEESGCFGLVLEKIPASLSKTVTHQLQIPTIGIGAGPDVDGQVLVTHDLLGINNEFHPRFLRTYANLQATISTAVTSYIDDVKSKNFPNENECY; encoded by the coding sequence ATGTCAACTGCAAAAAGTGATATTAAAAAAGTAACAACACACCAGCTTCAGGAAATGAAGAACCGTGGTGAAAAAATATCCATGCTCACAGCCTATGATTATTCGATGGCAAAAATTTTAGATGCTGCCGGAGTTGATGTTATTTTAGTTGGTGACTCTGCTTCAAATGTAATGGCAGGCCATGAAACAACATTGCCGATAACGCTTGATCAAATGATCTATCACGCATCTTCTGTGATTCGTGCTATTAACAGGGCGTTAGTTGTTGTTGATCTTCCTTTTGGTTCCTATCAGGGAAATTCATCAGAAGCCTTACGCAGTGCCATACGCATTATGAAGGAGTCTGGTGCGCATGCTGTGAAAATGGAAGGCGGAATTGAAATTAAAGAATCTGTACTGTGTATCATTAGTGCTGGTATACCTGTGATGGGGCACTTAGGCTTAATGCCTCAATCTATTTATAAGTTTGGCACCTATGTGGTACGTGCACGTGAAGAAGAAGAAGCAAACAAACTTATTGCTGATGCAAAAATTTTAGAAGAAAGCGGCTGCTTCGGTTTAGTACTTGAAAAAATACCTGCCTCTCTTTCAAAAACTGTTACACATCAATTACAGATTCCTACCATAGGCATTGGTGCCGGCCCTGACGTAGATGGACAGGTATTGGTCACACATGATCTGTTGGGAATTAATAATGAATTCCACCCGAGATTCCTGCGTACCTATGCGAACCTGCAGGCCACAATCAGCACGGCTGTTACATCGTATATTGATGATGTAAAGTCTAAGAACTTTCCGAACGAAAACGAATGTTACTAG
- a CDS encoding RluA family pseudouridine synthase has protein sequence MLLDSTEQPHDPIQEFEHFFTVVFEDNHLIAVNKKNGVLVQGDDTGDKPLSELVKEYLKKKYNKPGNVFAGVIHRIDRPVSGLVLLAKTSKALERMNKQFADKKIQKAYLMVSGSKPNPASAKLVHWLTKDAKRNIAKAHTSEVKESKYCELSYSLLTSSDRYFLIEVKPVTGRSHQIRCQMASIGCVIKGDLKYGAPRSNPDGGICLHSHKLSFQHPVTGDNMQLKADPPKGEPWNALLKK, from the coding sequence ATGTTACTAGATTCTACCGAACAGCCGCACGATCCGATTCAGGAATTCGAACATTTTTTTACAGTTGTATTTGAAGACAATCATCTCATTGCTGTAAATAAAAAAAACGGAGTGCTTGTACAAGGTGATGATACAGGTGATAAGCCCTTGTCAGAACTGGTAAAAGAATATTTAAAAAAGAAATACAACAAACCCGGAAATGTTTTTGCGGGTGTCATTCACCGTATAGACCGGCCGGTAAGCGGGTTGGTGCTGCTGGCGAAAACGTCTAAAGCACTGGAACGGATGAACAAACAGTTTGCGGACAAAAAAATCCAGAAAGCATATCTGATGGTTAGCGGAAGTAAACCCAATCCCGCTTCCGCCAAACTTGTGCACTGGTTAACAAAAGATGCCAAACGCAATATTGCAAAAGCGCATACGTCTGAAGTGAAAGAAAGTAAATATTGTGAACTCTCCTATTCCTTGTTAACATCGAGTGACCGGTATTTTTTAATTGAAGTAAAACCCGTTACCGGCAGGTCGCACCAGATACGTTGTCAGATGGCAAGTATCGGCTGTGTCATAAAGGGCGATTTAAAGTACGGAGCGCCGCGCAGCAACCCCGATGGAGGTATTTGCTTACATTCGCACAAACTAAGCTTTCAGCATCCTGTAACAGGCGATAATATGCAGCTGAAAGCTGATCCGCCTAAAGGGGAACCCTGGAATGCATTGCTAAAGAAATAA